The Desmonostoc muscorum LEGE 12446 genome includes a region encoding these proteins:
- a CDS encoding glycosyltransferase: protein MDKTKICITTLEYPPDIGGVGESVHRIAQMLIHSGYEVHVAIFRSKQRLVSDGTRRRPSCTTTLQDGVFVHRIQSAVRNNVTEVQDFFSEIYLQLKYLHQKHSFNLFHAFFLNETGYVTTLLAKENDIPVINSVRGNDLHKHIFHPKNHAQIAWILENSDWVTFVSRDLLKRASVITPSVKLKSSAFWNSIAPINFEQLPTPSLVNELPGIVIGSSGRFRDKKGIEFLLDACAELGKEIDLTLLLIGDFIEKEREYWQQQVQQSEIGHRLRITGITSRQEALAYLPHLDIFAIPSVHDGCPNTLLEAMSASRAIIGSRVDAIAEIIEHGVDGLLVNPGNTEELTAALRYLATQPQLRQKLGAAAKIKATQQLAPSVEYQNWMNVYQRSLGISEAVLLGIIGADAGTRGRGDAEKLISPT from the coding sequence ATGGATAAAACTAAAATTTGCATTACCACACTCGAATATCCCCCTGATATTGGCGGGGTTGGTGAATCAGTACATCGAATTGCCCAGATGCTAATTCACAGCGGTTATGAAGTTCACGTCGCCATTTTTCGCTCGAAACAACGCTTGGTTTCTGATGGAACTCGCAGACGCCCAAGTTGCACAACAACGCTTCAGGATGGCGTATTTGTGCATCGCATTCAGTCAGCCGTTCGCAACAATGTTACGGAAGTCCAAGACTTTTTTAGCGAAATTTATTTACAACTCAAATATCTACATCAAAAGCATAGCTTTAATCTGTTTCACGCTTTTTTTCTCAATGAAACAGGTTATGTAACAACACTTTTAGCCAAAGAAAATGATATCCCGGTAATCAATAGCGTTCGCGGTAATGATTTGCATAAGCATATTTTTCATCCTAAGAATCATGCTCAAATAGCATGGATTTTAGAGAATTCTGATTGGGTGACATTTGTCAGTCGTGACTTGCTCAAAAGAGCTAGTGTCATCACCCCGAGTGTAAAGTTAAAATCATCAGCTTTTTGGAATTCCATTGCACCCATCAACTTTGAGCAACTCCCTACCCCATCTTTAGTTAACGAATTGCCAGGTATTGTTATCGGTTCGTCGGGTAGGTTTCGAGACAAAAAGGGAATTGAATTTCTCCTCGATGCCTGTGCGGAGTTGGGTAAAGAGATAGATTTAACGCTTTTATTAATAGGTGATTTTATTGAAAAAGAGCGAGAATATTGGCAGCAACAAGTACAGCAAAGTGAAATCGGCCATCGCTTGCGTATCACTGGAATTACTAGCCGTCAGGAAGCTTTAGCTTATCTGCCACATCTGGATATTTTTGCAATTCCTTCGGTGCATGACGGTTGTCCGAATACTCTGTTGGAAGCGATGTCAGCAAGTCGAGCGATAATTGGTAGTCGTGTAGATGCGATCGCTGAAATTATAGAACACGGCGTAGACGGTTTGCTAGTCAACCCCGGCAATACAGAAGAATTAACTGCCGCACTGCGATATTTAGCTACTCAACCGCAACTGCGGCAAAAGTTGGGCGCAGCAGCCAAGATTAAAGCCACTCAACAGCTTGCCCCATCAGTAGAATACCAAAATTGGATGAATGTTTACCAGCGATCGCTAGGGATATCTGAAGCAGTTTTGTTAGGGATAATTGGGGCTGACGCGGGGACGCGGGGACGCGGGGACGCGGAGAAATTGATTAGCCCAACTTAA
- a CDS encoding CARDB domain-containing protein: MSKTRILNNGVLVESTLSLNLEIFGTLEQAFLLVQERLRVFASDTGFSQNMALAFGEGIVTEPLQTAWLAGDVSNFSQIEIVSGTEINGAKGAYAGATNRIYLSGEFLSLNQTNPEAIASLLLEEYGHRVDAVLNSSDAPGDEGAIFSALVQGQVLSQEQLQHWKTVDDTATVTIGGQVVQIEQATVSDSGGFEGSQQTVKLESKNGGVAKFSYEHYSIPDQFIIRYEGKELLNTGFVGGSRSGEVKIPKGNSDVLEVLIATNNQGTAWFYTVTTDSCPDPDPFVLELVDGEFEDTDDDGDCDGQGTIYIGRKDGITRMLRIEGRVEYTDKKISVDGTIFSLIGAGSVKTDPLFQGKFEIDVSSGISSSFEETGNLANEYTLGGLDVDFSGLTINRNGLALGAKFKLLEEIGFPEFIFSGSDALLISQNNVTFGQSVKLSLPNFEDFNLFKFLPIKEFSDFAIEYVAPEDKIKIQGKLVIDDFTKTEKIGEITADLSGDNSIEIQGGKADIKGSLAVETDIKLGKGWGLKELKLNIDTKEKEVGGSTKIEFPFKAKIPPGSSAEAGIELGFKLPIPPLELNKVSIDVDQLNVPIPNFPLVFFQKIAGSVENLAPSDSDPIEFAGGVGATLGPQFDLELSIPLLGVDIKKEDLRLIRLDIDGKVNSEELSGTSTIVLLDEIIAKASGTSTLNWNEKFYETKGDFSILDGLIQTNSGFKVNSSFNINMSGNASVSIPNFIPLFGGAQIASGNFLLDFSNDGVLANDFAAGWGTLSIQKLGFEINAVLGFKVYFDGTVERIGSKNIPPVGSFAIAPDTEWIFLGADWENPVNGDVAVQVELPDGTIINEADFAANNIAVVEELSDSTTKVVVVFNPQPGIWDIKVVDETGLGAVKYTAATDSFLPSIEITSPATDVSGGVVTINYKAFDADSNAEIQLFYDTDNQGFDGIQIVDGLVENDGVGSFLWNTEGVATGDYFIYGMVMDENNPPAFSYSPGQVRITEKADLSVTQTANLSSVVAGNNLTYTVTVTNNGLADAKNVTLVETLPEGATFVSATATPSQQTGNTLTFDLGNLAQGASQTFEITVTAPKTPGTITATATVSSQTFDPDATNDVEILTTTVEALLPESSDLSVIRTDNEDSVNLGQRYIYTLTVTNNGPNDATGVVLTENLPSGVNFISRTLSQGFASFNSFNQILTANFGTIKSGQTATVNITVNPFVAGDLISTTIVTSTKTDPNPINNELIDTKVVNSIIPAAADLQLTQSANNLNPGIGDQVIFTLTLTNRGPGSATGIEVKDILPKGLSFISALPEQGIYNQNTGIWDVGNIRDNLSRTLRITAQVNSPGSIINTAEVIAVSEIDPDSTPGNNNPQEDDQASITLQVPIISGTPGNDTLTGTDKGDYIDAREGRDIITGGKGNDVIVGGFGGDTITGGEGNDQFVYTSIRDRGDTITDFEVGKDNIVLTQLLDSLVTGGYNGTNAIADGYVKIVQGTTTSNFSVQIDTDGLAVGDIFRPFITVNLTNPGTLNSPSNFVF, translated from the coding sequence ATGAGTAAAACTCGCATCCTCAACAACGGCGTACTTGTAGAATCAACTTTGAGTCTCAACCTAGAAATTTTCGGGACTCTAGAACAAGCCTTCCTTCTAGTGCAAGAGCGATTGCGAGTCTTTGCCAGTGATACGGGATTTAGTCAGAACATGGCGCTGGCATTTGGAGAAGGTATAGTAACAGAACCTTTACAGACAGCTTGGCTAGCTGGTGATGTGAGCAACTTTTCCCAAATTGAGATTGTCTCAGGGACAGAGATTAATGGGGCGAAGGGAGCTTATGCTGGTGCTACTAACCGGATTTATCTTTCTGGGGAATTTCTGAGCCTCAATCAAACGAACCCAGAAGCGATCGCATCACTACTGCTAGAAGAATACGGTCATCGTGTGGATGCTGTGTTGAATAGTAGCGATGCACCAGGAGATGAAGGAGCTATTTTTTCAGCTTTAGTTCAGGGACAAGTCTTAAGCCAAGAACAACTACAGCATTGGAAGACTGTCGATGATACTGCCACTGTGACGATAGGTGGTCAAGTTGTTCAAATTGAGCAAGCAACAGTTTCCGACAGTGGCGGTTTTGAAGGAAGTCAACAAACAGTTAAGTTAGAGTCAAAAAACGGTGGTGTAGCTAAATTTTCTTACGAACACTATTCTATCCCCGACCAATTTATTATCCGTTACGAAGGGAAAGAGCTACTCAACACAGGATTTGTTGGGGGTAGTAGAAGTGGAGAAGTTAAGATTCCTAAAGGTAATTCTGATGTATTAGAAGTATTAATAGCTACCAATAATCAAGGAACAGCTTGGTTCTACACTGTAACTACCGATTCTTGTCCAGATCCCGATCCTTTCGTACTTGAGTTAGTTGATGGCGAATTCGAGGATACCGATGACGATGGTGACTGCGATGGTCAAGGAACTATCTATATCGGCAGAAAAGACGGAATTACTCGAATGCTAAGGATTGAAGGGCGTGTCGAGTACACAGATAAAAAGATTAGTGTTGACGGAACTATCTTTTCTCTAATTGGTGCAGGGAGTGTAAAAACTGATCCTCTGTTTCAAGGTAAGTTTGAGATTGATGTCAGTAGTGGAATATCATCATCATTTGAAGAAACTGGGAATTTAGCAAATGAATATACCCTTGGCGGTTTAGATGTTGATTTTAGTGGTTTAACTATCAATCGCAATGGACTTGCTCTTGGTGCCAAGTTTAAGTTATTAGAAGAGATAGGATTTCCCGAATTCATTTTCAGTGGCTCTGACGCACTATTAATTAGCCAAAATAATGTAACATTTGGTCAAAGTGTAAAATTATCCTTGCCTAATTTTGAAGATTTTAATCTCTTTAAGTTTTTGCCGATTAAAGAATTTTCAGATTTTGCTATAGAATATGTAGCACCAGAAGATAAAATAAAAATTCAAGGCAAATTAGTTATTGACGATTTTACGAAGACTGAGAAAATAGGAGAAATCACAGCTGATTTATCAGGTGATAACTCTATCGAGATTCAAGGTGGCAAAGCAGATATAAAAGGTTCTCTTGCTGTTGAGACTGACATAAAACTTGGAAAAGGATGGGGTTTAAAAGAACTCAAGCTGAATATTGATACCAAAGAGAAGGAGGTTGGAGGAAGCACTAAAATAGAGTTTCCTTTTAAAGCTAAGATACCTCCAGGAAGTTCGGCTGAAGCTGGCATTGAACTAGGGTTCAAACTTCCTATACCACCACTAGAACTTAATAAAGTTTCCATAGATGTAGATCAGCTAAATGTACCAATTCCTAATTTCCCTTTAGTCTTCTTCCAGAAAATAGCAGGAAGTGTAGAAAACTTAGCACCATCAGATTCTGATCCAATAGAGTTTGCTGGTGGTGTTGGTGCAACTCTTGGTCCACAATTTGATTTGGAACTTAGTATTCCTCTTTTGGGGGTTGATATTAAAAAGGAAGACCTCCGGCTAATTCGACTTGATATAGATGGTAAAGTTAACTCTGAAGAACTCAGTGGAACCAGCACAATAGTTCTTCTTGACGAAATAATTGCCAAAGCAAGTGGAACTTCTACACTCAATTGGAACGAAAAATTTTATGAGACTAAAGGTGACTTTTCAATTCTAGATGGATTAATTCAAACCAATAGTGGTTTTAAAGTTAATTCTAGCTTTAATATCAACATGTCTGGTAATGCTAGTGTTAGTATTCCTAATTTTATTCCCCTCTTTGGAGGGGCACAAATTGCTAGTGGAAATTTTTTACTTGATTTCAGCAATGACGGTGTTTTAGCCAACGATTTTGCCGCCGGGTGGGGAACTTTAAGCATTCAGAAGTTAGGATTTGAAATCAATGCAGTTCTGGGATTTAAAGTATACTTTGATGGCACGGTAGAACGTATTGGTTCAAAAAATATCCCGCCTGTAGGTAGTTTTGCGATCGCTCCAGATACGGAATGGATTTTCCTTGGTGCTGATTGGGAAAATCCGGTTAATGGCGATGTAGCAGTTCAAGTTGAACTACCAGACGGCACTATTATTAATGAAGCTGATTTTGCTGCCAACAATATTGCTGTTGTTGAAGAACTTTCAGACTCAACAACTAAAGTTGTAGTTGTTTTTAATCCTCAACCTGGTATTTGGGATATCAAAGTTGTTGATGAAACTGGCTTAGGAGCAGTCAAGTACACTGCTGCCACAGATTCTTTCTTACCTAGTATTGAAATCACATCTCCTGCAACAGATGTGAGTGGAGGAGTTGTAACTATCAATTACAAAGCTTTTGATGCCGACTCCAATGCTGAAATTCAACTGTTCTATGACACTGACAATCAAGGATTTGATGGCATACAAATTGTTGATGGTTTAGTAGAAAATGATGGAGTAGGTAGCTTCCTCTGGAATACTGAAGGTGTTGCTACAGGTGACTATTTCATCTATGGAATGGTCATGGATGAAAATAATCCTCCTGCCTTTAGTTATTCTCCAGGTCAAGTCAGAATTACTGAAAAAGCAGATTTGTCGGTAACTCAAACAGCTAATTTAAGTTCGGTAGTTGCTGGTAATAATCTCACTTACACAGTCACAGTCACTAATAATGGTTTAGCTGATGCCAAAAACGTAACCTTGGTTGAGACATTACCAGAAGGAGCGACCTTTGTTTCTGCTACAGCTACACCTTCACAACAAACTGGTAATACGCTAACTTTTGATTTGGGCAATTTAGCCCAAGGTGCAAGTCAGACATTTGAGATTACTGTCACCGCACCAAAAACACCAGGGACGATTACCGCTACTGCTACGGTAAGTAGTCAAACTTTCGATCCAGATGCGACTAATGATGTCGAAATTTTAACTACTACTGTTGAAGCCCTTCTTCCTGAATCTTCAGACCTTTCAGTTATCAGAACCGACAATGAAGACTCTGTAAACCTGGGACAACGGTATATATATACTTTAACTGTGACTAACAATGGCCCCAATGATGCTACAGGAGTAGTTCTTACAGAGAATCTCCCATCAGGTGTCAATTTTATTAGTCGAACTCTTAGTCAGGGTTTTGCTTCCTTTAACTCTTTTAATCAGATACTAACTGCAAACTTCGGCACAATCAAAAGTGGTCAGACAGCTACAGTGAATATTACTGTCAATCCTTTTGTGGCTGGTGACTTAATTAGTACAACTATCGTCACCAGTACTAAAACTGATCCTAATCCCATCAATAATGAACTGATTGATACAAAAGTTGTCAACTCCATAATTCCTGCTGCTGCTGACTTACAATTAACCCAATCTGCCAATAATCTCAATCCTGGTATTGGAGACCAAGTAATATTTACCCTGACACTCACCAATAGAGGACCCGGAAGTGCTACTGGCATTGAAGTCAAAGATATTTTGCCTAAAGGTCTCTCGTTTATCTCTGCACTCCCTGAACAGGGTATCTATAATCAAAACACAGGTATTTGGGATGTAGGCAATATCAGAGATAATCTCAGTCGGACTTTGCGGATTACAGCCCAAGTGAATTCACCAGGTTCAATTATCAACACTGCTGAAGTAATTGCTGTTAGCGAAATTGACCCTGATTCTACGCCAGGTAACAATAACCCTCAAGAAGATGACCAAGCTTCTATTACTTTGCAAGTACCAATTATCAGTGGCACACCTGGTAATGACACTCTCACTGGTACAGACAAAGGTGACTATATTGATGCTCGTGAAGGTAGAGATATCATCACCGGCGGCAAAGGTAATGATGTTATTGTGGGTGGTTTTGGTGGAGATACTATTACTGGTGGTGAAGGTAATGACCAATTCGTCTACACCAGTATCCGCGATCGCGGGGACACAATTACTGATTTTGAGGTGGGCAAGGATAATATTGTCTTGACTCAACTGCTCGATAGCCTAGTCACAGGAGGCTACAACGGCACTAATGCCATAGCCGACGGCTATGTAAAAATTGTACAGGGTACTACTACCAGCAATTTCAGCGTGCAAATTGACACTGATGGACTCGCTGTCGGTGACATCTTCAGACCTTTTATCACAGTGAACTTAACAAATCCAGGCACCCTCAATAGCCCCAGCAACTTCGTGTTTTAG
- a CDS encoding peptidase — protein MLIENKNYRRKLNHILICCLSSSLLIGSNVLPISALGKPQNSQGFLIAKSPDERQPEAVKKGIEQIPVSSASASPRRRQSIESPIRQTRRISSNTENSRRSSSAANNSSGSRSSARRAANSNASRASNSSGSRSSARRVANSNANRANAGSGRVRKPSSNVAANNQNLQNSGTPTYKEINFVDVALGILDRNDFQSQGRYFHFYEFEGRENQLVQIRLVGSNDTRRTNNLSLKPLLFLHDPDDNIIVKKGTLDKSSSGDDAFIFARLPVNGTYKIAVTSQDPGEVGRYSLALRNDRASYTLDESGQLSANSSTLKQNGGAYNVSNFQGRKNQLISIRVDSVDEEFSPYVTLLNSKGQAIAIDQNKDKGGVYTALIDRARLPEDDTYYIVVTSKNPQERGKYRLTIF, from the coding sequence ATGCTAATAGAAAACAAAAACTATCGTCGCAAATTAAATCACATTTTAATTTGTTGCTTGAGTAGTAGTTTGTTGATAGGGAGTAATGTGCTGCCTATCAGTGCTTTAGGAAAACCTCAAAATTCTCAAGGCTTTTTAATTGCCAAATCTCCAGATGAGAGACAACCAGAAGCAGTAAAAAAAGGAATCGAGCAAATTCCTGTTTCTAGTGCGTCAGCATCTCCAAGACGGAGGCAGTCTATTGAGTCACCAATACGGCAGACTCGCCGTATATCCTCTAACACAGAAAATTCTCGGCGTTCCTCTAGTGCTGCAAATAATAGCTCTGGTTCTAGATCGTCTGCACGTAGAGCTGCTAATTCAAACGCGAGTCGTGCCAGTAATAGCTCTGGTTCTAGATCGTCTGCACGTAGAGTTGCTAATTCAAATGCGAATCGTGCTAATGCTGGCTCAGGAAGAGTTCGCAAGCCAAGTTCTAATGTAGCTGCAAACAACCAAAATCTTCAGAATTCAGGGACACCTACTTACAAAGAGATTAACTTTGTAGATGTCGCATTGGGTATTCTGGATAGAAATGACTTTCAATCTCAAGGTAGATATTTCCATTTCTATGAGTTTGAAGGTAGAGAAAATCAATTAGTCCAAATTAGACTTGTTGGCAGCAATGATACACGCAGAACGAATAACTTGAGTTTAAAACCGTTATTGTTTTTGCACGATCCTGATGATAATATTATCGTCAAAAAAGGTACTTTAGACAAAAGCAGTAGTGGCGATGATGCATTCATTTTTGCACGATTGCCTGTGAATGGCACTTACAAGATTGCAGTTACTAGCCAAGATCCCGGAGAGGTAGGGCGCTATAGTTTGGCTCTGAGGAATGATAGAGCTAGCTATACTTTAGATGAATCAGGTCAGCTCAGTGCTAATAGTTCAACCTTGAAACAAAATGGAGGAGCTTACAATGTTTCTAATTTTCAAGGTAGAAAAAATCAGCTGATAAGTATTCGTGTAGATAGTGTTGATGAAGAGTTTTCTCCTTACGTAACTTTGCTCAATTCTAAAGGGCAGGCGATCGCCATAGATCAAAACAAGGACAAAGGCGGCGTGTATACTGCTTTAATAGACCGAGCTAGGTTACCTGAGGATGATACTTACTATATTGTTGTGACTTCCAAGAATCCACAGGAACGCGGTAAATATAGATTGACTATTTTCTAA
- a CDS encoding ABC transporter ATP-binding protein, translating to MPAKDTKSLRAALPGIVRILRRFSPQLSKQKTLLIVSFAALMAEIFLHLLEPWPLKFIFDYMLVPGFRPQSWEIPFLSGLGQFGLLTVLTLGLVAIALLRATAAYFSVVGMALAASNVLTEIRSELYSHLQNLSLSFHHKAKTGDLITRVTSDIERLREVTVMAVLPLIAHSLTLFGMIFVMFWLHWELALIAVGVFPLFVFFTIRLTKRIRQVVRSQRQREGAMAATAAESIGAIKVVQALSLQHILENSFSSQNRQSLKESAKAQKLAAGLERIVELLVGVATALVLWRGVQLVLRQAITPGDLLVFVNYLRIAFKPMRQLAKYTGQIAKATASGERILDVLDTVPDIRDARGAMDAPPLRGSVRFENVSFAYEPTNRILHNISFEVQPGQRVALVGPSGGGKSTLVSLLLRLYDPLSGRILIDGHDLRQYKLQSIRQQISVVLQDTILFAASVRDNIAYGCLGASDQAIEQAARLANAHDFIMALPEGYETILGERGATLSGGQRQRIAIARAAIRQAAYVILDEPTTGLDNENERAVNEALDRLTEKCTTFVVSHNLRAIEQADVIFYIEDGQILEQGTHNQLLRLGRRYAGMYTLQSVDSVLGNGR from the coding sequence ATGCCGGCTAAAGATACCAAGAGTCTGAGGGCGGCTTTACCAGGAATTGTCCGGATTTTGCGGCGATTTTCACCGCAATTAAGCAAACAAAAGACGCTGCTGATTGTTTCTTTTGCGGCACTGATGGCTGAGATTTTCTTACATTTGCTCGAACCTTGGCCGCTAAAGTTTATTTTTGATTACATGCTTGTGCCTGGTTTTCGGCCTCAGTCTTGGGAAATTCCTTTCTTATCAGGACTGGGACAGTTTGGCCTATTAACAGTTTTAACATTAGGGTTAGTAGCGATCGCTTTACTTCGCGCTACTGCTGCTTACTTTAGTGTAGTGGGTATGGCGCTGGCAGCTAGCAATGTGTTGACTGAAATTCGCTCTGAACTTTACAGTCATCTGCAAAACCTCTCGCTGTCATTTCACCACAAAGCCAAGACCGGCGATTTAATTACCCGCGTTACCTCCGACATTGAACGACTGCGCGAGGTGACGGTGATGGCAGTATTACCCTTGATTGCCCATTCCCTCACCTTATTCGGGATGATTTTCGTGATGTTCTGGCTGCATTGGGAACTAGCACTGATAGCGGTCGGTGTATTTCCCTTGTTTGTTTTTTTCACCATACGGTTGACAAAACGCATTAGACAGGTAGTGCGATCGCAACGTCAACGCGAAGGTGCTATGGCAGCAACAGCAGCGGAATCCATCGGGGCAATCAAAGTTGTCCAAGCACTGTCCCTACAACATATCCTGGAGAATAGTTTTTCCAGCCAGAACCGCCAAAGTTTAAAAGAAAGTGCCAAAGCGCAAAAACTAGCAGCCGGATTAGAACGGATAGTAGAACTGCTAGTAGGCGTTGCCACAGCTTTGGTGTTATGGCGGGGTGTGCAGCTGGTATTGAGGCAAGCAATCACACCAGGAGATTTGCTCGTATTTGTCAACTATCTCCGCATTGCCTTTAAGCCGATGCGCCAACTTGCCAAATATACCGGACAAATCGCTAAAGCTACCGCCTCCGGCGAACGCATCCTAGATGTGCTAGATACCGTACCCGACATCCGCGATGCGCGGGGAGCAATGGACGCACCACCTTTGCGGGGAAGTGTGCGTTTTGAAAATGTCAGCTTTGCCTACGAACCGACAAACAGAATCTTACACAACATCAGTTTTGAAGTGCAGCCTGGTCAACGGGTTGCTTTGGTGGGGCCATCCGGTGGCGGCAAGTCCACCTTAGTAAGTTTGCTGTTACGCCTTTATGACCCATTGTCAGGGCGAATTTTAATTGATGGTCACGACCTGCGGCAATACAAGCTGCAATCTATCCGCCAGCAAATTAGTGTGGTGCTACAAGATACAATTTTATTTGCTGCCAGCGTCAGAGATAACATAGCCTACGGTTGTTTGGGGGCTTCTGACCAAGCAATTGAACAAGCTGCGCGTCTGGCAAATGCCCACGATTTTATCATGGCGCTACCTGAAGGCTACGAGACAATTTTAGGTGAAAGAGGGGCGACACTTTCCGGAGGACAACGGCAGAGAATTGCCATTGCTCGTGCTGCCATTCGTCAAGCTGCCTACGTCATTTTAGATGAGCCGACCACTGGCTTAGACAACGAAAACGAACGCGCCGTCAACGAAGCACTCGATCGCTTAACTGAAAAATGCACCACTTTTGTAGTTTCTCATAACCTCAGAGCGATCGAACAAGCCGATGTAATTTTTTACATCGAAGACGGTCAGATTTTAGAACAAGGTACCCACAACCAATTGCTGCGGTTAGGTAGACGATACGCCGGCATGTATACTTTGCAATCTGTTGACTCAGTACTGGGTAATGGGAGATGA
- a CDS encoding PEP-CTERM sorting domain-containing protein, with amino-acid sequence MLATTFIKQRIHKAIVLSLFSLSGFTIVSPSFAASLDLSSWDKSGDVFAVPSQATLTNAFSDGTDDTSNYNVSSNDPTDINSLETFLSLNSGDLGLDATEGSGIKQALNVLAGDVISFDYSFLTYDTLFSDRAFVTISNSVIPLTGSSPFSYTFATSGIYNVGIGIIDVDDTSGSSVLSLTNASLTNANSQPVPEPLTALGSILAGGFGAMSKRKYLKKVQSN; translated from the coding sequence ATGTTGGCTACAACTTTTATCAAACAAAGAATTCACAAAGCTATAGTCTTGAGCTTGTTCAGCTTGAGCGGTTTCACCATTGTCTCCCCCTCTTTTGCTGCCAGCCTGGATTTGAGCAGTTGGGACAAATCAGGTGATGTTTTTGCAGTTCCAAGCCAAGCGACCCTAACAAATGCCTTCTCAGATGGCACTGATGATACTTCTAACTACAATGTCTCCAGCAATGACCCAACTGATATTAACTCCCTAGAAACTTTTTTAAGTCTCAACTCAGGAGACCTTGGTCTTGATGCTACCGAAGGTTCTGGTATCAAACAAGCTTTAAATGTTCTGGCTGGGGATGTTATCAGTTTTGATTATTCCTTTTTAACCTACGATACTTTATTCAGCGATCGCGCCTTTGTAACCATTAGCAACTCAGTTATCCCCCTAACCGGAAGTTCTCCTTTTAGCTACACATTCGCAACATCTGGCATCTACAACGTTGGCATTGGTATTATCGATGTAGATGATACTTCTGGTTCATCGGTATTGTCATTAACAAATGCTTCTCTGACAAATGCTAATTCTCAACCAGTCCCCGAACCTTTAACTGCCCTTGGTTCTATTTTGGCTGGGGGGTTTGGAGCTATGTCAAAAAGAAAATATCTCAAAAAAGTTCAGTCAAATTAG
- a CDS encoding glycosyltransferase family 2 protein: MNKPQITIIISQRERFSYTRESLESIYQNTQLPFSLIYVDGGSPQHIHRYLKQQAQEKGFQLIRTEHYLSPNQARNLGLQQVDSEYLVFIDNDVIVSPGWLNSLLECAQETTATVVCPLTCIGNPLGETVHLAGGEAHIVVEAKEAKVKRRVHEKHYFVNRKVAEVRDELHRQQCEFAEFHCMLVRTEIFRRIGLLDERLLSTREHIDFCLTVAEAGGSFYCEPTSVVTYVPGLKFELSELAFFMLRWSNAWEIASLEHFAQKWHLTMNDKYFQKRYQRMGHRRHQGFLKPLLNRLTFGQNPLWLEKIAIALERKLNYYISDRYTHSQATLNTIKPVPELLSLVHSLEGDK, translated from the coding sequence ATGAACAAACCACAAATTACTATAATTATTTCCCAGCGTGAGCGATTCAGTTACACCCGCGAATCGCTAGAAAGCATTTACCAAAACACTCAACTACCTTTTTCTCTAATTTATGTAGACGGCGGTTCGCCCCAACATATCCACCGCTACCTCAAACAACAAGCCCAAGAAAAAGGATTTCAATTAATCCGCACAGAACACTACCTTTCACCCAACCAAGCCCGTAACCTGGGTTTACAACAAGTTGATAGCGAGTATTTAGTATTTATTGACAATGATGTAATTGTCAGTCCCGGTTGGCTAAACTCGTTACTCGAATGCGCCCAAGAAACAACAGCCACCGTAGTCTGTCCGCTGACTTGTATTGGCAATCCTTTGGGGGAAACTGTACATCTAGCGGGTGGCGAAGCTCATATTGTTGTGGAAGCAAAGGAGGCTAAAGTCAAACGACGCGTACATGAAAAACATTACTTTGTCAATCGGAAAGTTGCTGAGGTACGGGATGAACTTCATCGCCAACAATGCGAGTTTGCTGAGTTTCATTGTATGTTAGTTCGCACTGAGATTTTCCGCCGAATTGGACTGTTAGACGAAAGATTGCTCAGTACGCGGGAACACATCGATTTTTGTTTGACGGTGGCTGAGGCTGGAGGTAGTTTTTACTGTGAACCTACTTCGGTAGTTACCTATGTGCCAGGGCTGAAGTTTGAATTGTCAGAACTCGCATTTTTTATGTTGCGTTGGAGTAATGCCTGGGAAATTGCTAGTTTGGAACACTTCGCCCAAAAGTGGCATTTGACGATGAATGACAAGTATTTCCAGAAGCGGTATCAGCGGATGGGGCATCGTCGCCATCAGGGATTTTTGAAGCCGTTGTTAAATCGCCTCACCTTTGGGCAGAATCCCCTGTGGTTGGAGAAAATAGCGATCGCTCTCGAAAGAAAACTAAACTATTATATTAGCGATCGCTACACTCACAGCCAAGCCACACTCAACACAATCAAACCCGTCCCTGAGTTACTCTCTCTCGTTCATTCCTTGGAGGGAGATAAATAA